The Candidatus Mycosynbacter amalyticus genome contains the following window.
GCAATCGTGTTTTTGAATACGCCAAATTCTGTCGCGCGCAGATCATCCGTAAGATCAATGAGCTCCATACCGAAGCGCAAATCTGGCTTATCCGAGCCGAAGCGATCCATAGCCTCCTGGTATGGAATGCGCGGCACATCATCGCTCACAAGCTGCTTGCCACCAAACTCGGTTGCGAGCTGTTTGATGAGTGGTTCCATGGTGCCTCGTACGACTTCGCCGTCATCCACAAACGCCATCTCGAGATCGAGCTGATAAAAGTCGCCATACAAGCGATCGGCGCGCGGGTCTTCGTCACGAAAACACGTGGCAATCTGGTAATAGCGTGGTACACCACCCACCATGAGCAGCTGCTTGAACTGCTGTGGTGCTTGTGGCAGGGCATAGAATTTACCCGGATACACACGACTTGGCACTAGGAAATCGCGAGCGCCTTCTGGACTGCTATTTGCGAGAATAGGCGTCGTCACTTCGGTAAACTCATGCTCGTCCATATAGCGGCGCAGCACTTTGTAGTACTCCGAGCGCTGTTTCAGAGTATTCTGCATAGTTGGACGGCGCAGATCGAGATAGCGATATTTGAGCCGCAGCTCTTCGCCAGACTGTTGCCCTTCGTCGCGCGTGGCTACTGGCAGTGGCTCAGATTTATTCAATACCTCGAGTGTGTCGACGACGATCTCAATACCACCGGTTGGGATATTGGGGTTTTTCAGCCCCTCATCGCGCTCTTTGACATTACCGACGACGCGCAGTACATACTCATCACGCACATGCTCAGCCAAGCCAAATGCCTCGGACTGTTCAGGGTTGATCACGAGCTGTACGATGCCAGTGTGATCACGCAAATCAATGAAGATCAGGCCACCATGATCGCGACGGCTATTGACCCAGCCGCTCACGCTCACAGTTTGGCCGATATGTTGTGTGGTGTCAGTAGAAAGAATACGCTGCATATGAGGTATATTTTACCATGTATAACAGAGATGCGCTAGACGTCGGTATGCTTTGCTGGCTCGTTGTTGCCACGTGGGTTACGAGCAGCCACAGCGCGAAGGTCTTCATGCGCGTCGAACTCATCCACAATTTTGCGGCCTAGTAACGCCTCTACCGTATCTTCAAGTGTGAGAATGCCGACTGTTTCGCGGTATTCGTTTACCACTACAAACAGGTGATGGTGTGTACGCAGAAACGCGGCCAGCGCATGATCAAGTGTCTGATCTTGGTGGATATAATGCACTGGCGTTGTCATAAGCTCGGATGCACGGTGCGTCTTTTTGTCGTGGAGCTGAAGAAGATTGTGAATATACAAGATACCAACAACGTGATCGACGTCGCTTTCGACAACAGGAAAGCGGCTATGCCCTGTCTGATGTAGTTCGTCGAGGATGAGCGGTCCAAGTAGCTCGTCATGTTTGACGGTATCCATGACGCTGCGCGGTGTCATGACAGATTCTACCGAAATACTAGAAAACTCAAGACCGTAGCGGATAAGCTTCTGCTCGTCTTTACTGAGTACCATCGGCAGTTGCTCGACTGTGTGCAGAAATTCTTCGCGCGACGCGATATACGTATCCCCCTGACCACTCTGCAGTACACTACGGAAAAACTTGAACACACCACGATGCTGCGACACAAAGTGCAGCGAAGGATGCTCGAGCCGCTCATATAAGTGCTGCGAAGTGGCATGCACAGGTCTGAGACGTGCCAATGTGCCATAGAGCAGCACGCCTGCCACCGCTACAAACGCACCCATGAGCCAGCCGAAGGCAGTTAGCGCCAAGAGGATAAATACCACCAAGACAAGTGCCGTAAGTACACGCAGCACGCCTGCTACGTCTTCGGCCGTGTCTTCGCGCTGAATATCCCAGGCGATGTCTTTGTCGCCTTGTTTGCTGCGGCGTGTTCGCTCGAACACACTGTAGCGCGAGCGGTTTGGTACGACACTCGCCAGCACGATCAGCAGCGCGTAGATTACAACAGTTACGAGCATAAGTCCAAACATCGTAGTGCTACTATAGCATGCTCAGTTGCTCCTCTGCCAAGAGTTTACTATACTAGTTGAAGTAACATAAGGAGTTTTAGAGAAAACTATGGACAAACGCACCTGGATTATATTTGGTGTCGCGGTCGTTGCTATCTTGGCTGGCCTCGTCATGCTGTCTCGTCAGAAGTCTGTCGATGTAAGCGGTGTCAACAACGCCACAGTACGCACGAGCGGCGACACCAATTCAGAAATTGCCGACCACGTATTCGGCAAACCCGATAAAAAAGTTGTACTCATCGAGTACGGAGATTTCCAATGCCCTGGGTGCGGCACCTTCCACACCAACTTCGCACCGATTATGGATGATTACAAAGACAAGATCACTTTTGTGTTCCGTAACTTCCCTATCACCACTATCCACCCAAATGCCCGCGTAGCCGCCGCCAGTGCCGAAGCGGCAGGCCTACAAGGCAAATACTGGGAGATGTGGAACGCGCTCTACGAACAGCAAAATAGCTGGAACAATCTCGGTACTGACACTCGTGACCAATACTTTGAGTCAATGGCCACTGCGCTCAAACTCGATATGAATAAGTTCAAATCTGACGTAACAAGTAGTAAGGTGTCAACCAAAATTAACTTTGACCAATCGCTTGGTAAGGCAAATGGAGTGACGGGCACACCAACACTGTTTTTGAACGGCAAGATTCTTCCAACTGATCAATACAACTCGACGGATACAATCAAAAACACCCTCGACACCGCGCTCAAAGAAGCAGGGGCTGACAAATAACTTCAAGCCATAGAGATTGAAATAACCCCCTCTTGTATGAGGGGGTTATTATTTGCCCACGCCTAGTGTGCGATGTAGACTTGCCATTCGGCAGGTTCCACCGTCACTGCGACTTTTTTGCTTCTAGAAGCAGCGTAGTCGACATGAATCGGCATGTGTAATCTCCTTGTTAATACAGCTCCACGCATTCGACCTTTAGGTTTGCCATAAAAGTTTTCTGTGTGTGTTAGTGCGCGGAACACAAGATCAATAGTATCAATATCTATTATTTGTGTCAAGAATTAACAAGCACAGTGCTTCTGCTTATTCCTATACTACACGTTTATAGCGTGCAGCACAAGCGTTTCTGTAGACAAAACTCCCCGACTCTTACGTCGGGGAGTTTTCAGCTGAGCACCCCCAGGCTAGATACCTGGCGTCTGATCTGGTGAAGCGCTACGGAGCGGCTTCTCTTTGATCATGAATACCAGTACCGCCGCACCTAGCATGAGTATGCCCGACACCATGAAGATGCGCTGTAAACTATCGCTAAATGCATGGGTAATCTTGTAGGCAAAGTTGTCTTGCTGCTGCGTAAACTGCTCAATCGCCTTCTGCCGTGCTGCTTCTGGAATCGGCAACTTCTCGATCGCCACAGTAGATGCATCTGTGATCTTCTGCTTGATATCCGGCATGTTCAGGTTGAGCAGTGTGTCAGAGCTTTCGATACTTCCCATCTGTTGCACGGTCGGGTTTTTGGCCAGTTTCTGCACATATGGGTCATTCTGAATACCTGCCAGGCCGCTCGTGAGACCAGCTGTCAGCATGGCGCCAAATACTGCGACACCAATGGTTGAGCCAAGGCTACGGAACAACTGACTCGAGCTGGTGGCCGCACCAAGATCATGCTGTTTGAACTCGTTTTGCACAGCCAAGTTCATAACTGGCATGACCACACCGAGACCAGCACCAAGTAGTACCATCAATATAGCCTCATACATGTAGCTACTCTCTGGGGTAAGCGTCGACAGACCGAAGACTGTGGCGGTAGCTAGTACGATACCTACCTGCATGAAAATCTTGTAGCGACCAGTGCGCGAGATGATCTGACCCGAGGTGATAGAGGTGGTCATGAGACCAGCAATCATCGGCAGGAGCATCAGACCAGACTGAGTTGGCGTGGCGCCAAACACTTGCTGGTTGAACTGTGTCAGATACAAGATCGAGCCCATAAACGCTGCACCAAACAGTGTCGCGATACCCATAATGAGCACATAGTTACGATTCTGGAAGAAGCGTGGCGGAAGAATCGGCTCCTGAGCACGACGCTCTACCCAGACGAACAGGCCTGTAGCAGCCACGACTACCGCAGCCATGATAGAGCGGAGAACCGTCAGTGACATACCCGTATTGGCTAGGAAATCGGCAAAGATTTTGTCAGTATTGTCGACAGCCAGCACCAGCGTGCCAAGTGCCACGGCGAGCAAAATTGCACCCGCATAGTCGATAGACGGCTTCTTGTCATGTCGCAGTAGCGGACAGAAAATCGCGATGAGCGCAAAGGCTGCGATCGCCACAGGTACATTGATATAGAACGTCCAACGCCAGTCAGTCGTGAGGCCGAAGATCGTATTGTGATCTGTCAACCAGCCACCAAGCAATGGTCCAATAACAGAGCTAAGTCCGAAGACCGCACCGAAGAGCCCCTGCCATTTACCGCGTTCGCGAGCGGCAAACAAGTCACCGATAATCGTAAAGGCGTTGGCAGTGATGATACCACCACCGATACCCTGAACAGCGCGCCACAGTATAAGCTGATCGACATTGCCCGCCAAGCCGCTCATAAGTGAGGCCGCGCCAAAGATTGCCGCACCGATGAGGAGCAGCGTTTTGCGACCATAGAGGTCAGAAAGTTTACCGGCGATAGGCACAGTAATTGTTGTCGTGAGCAGGTATGCCGTTACAATCCAACTCAGTGAGCTGAAGGCGTTGAACTCTTCGACGATCTTGCCTAGTGCGGTCGACACGATCGTCTGATCGAGCGCCACTAGGAACAAGCTCGCCATCACGCTCAGCATGATAATCAGTTTGTTGCGTAGAGGGAGATTATGATGCATCTTTTGGATCCTCTTCTTTCTGGAGCATTTGCTGGAACGATTCGACATGACCAACCATAGTGTTGAGCATATGTTCAAGCTGTTCTTCTTTGATGAAGCCCGTCCAACCGGCTTTTTCTGAGCCGACACAGTAGAGCTTATCTCCTTCGTTAATATTAAGCGCTTCGCGCGCTGCGGCCGGTATAACTACCTGACCTTTGGTACCGACAGTGGCCGTACCGTAGAGTTTTTTATCGTGCATAAGACACACTCCTTTCCCTACCAATATATACAAGTATGAAAAGTATGTCAAGTCATATAAAATATTACTCCGCATGAAGGTACGGAGTAATAAAGAGTAGCCACCTATAGCTTATGCATGCGTATGTGCTTGAGACGACATACCAGTAAACAGCTTGAGGAGCGCAAGCAGAATTACCGAGCCGACGAATGCTACAAACAGACTCTGCAACGAGAAACCTGCCAAATCGATGCCAAACAACATCCCCATCAACCACCCGCCAAGCATCGCGCCCACGATACCAACGATAATATTCATGAATACCCCCATCTGGGCATCCGTCTTCATCACCATGGAAGCGATCCACCCCGCGAGTCCTCCGATGATAATCCAGCTTATGATTCCCATACTCACCTCCTTTAAATTAGGTTTGTACCCCACTTATACACCTATTTTATGAGAATTTGCTGTAATCGCTAGCGTGTTGTTGCGAGGCTCGTCTTGCTTTCCAGGCGTGCGTTGATATGCGCCCCAATTAACAGCGCTACCGCACTCAGATTGAACCATATCATGAGCACTACGATACCTGCGAAGAGGCTATATGAACTGCTAAACGTTGCAAAATAGCGCGTATATAGAAATAGTCCAACCGTCGCAAGCAGCCAAATACCCGTCGCAAATACCGCCCCCCACGAAGCCCAGCGCCATTTTGCTCGTGGACGATTGGGGCCGTAACGATATAGAGCCGCAAAGCCAGCGCTTACTAGTGCAAGTAACAACGGCCAGCGTATTATCCCAACTACGTCCACCAGCTGCACCGGCACACCCCAGCCCACCATATAATCGTCGACGATGAGCAGAAACGCCAGACAGACCGCAAACAACAAGATGCAAATAAGCACCACAAAACTCACGATACGTAGCTTCACGATATTTCGCGTCTCGATCACTCCATATGCTACATTGAGCGAACGAAGTGTGTTCTCGGCGGCGGCCGAGGCGCCAAATAGCGCTACTACGATAGCGATAATCGCTACCACGAAATTACCGCCAAATTTACCAGCCTGAGCTTCGAGTTGCGACGAAAGCAAGCCTGCGATGTCTGCCGGTAAATACGCGTTCACTTCACGCACGACACTTGCCACTTGGTCGGTCGAGATCATCATCGATGCGATAGCAATCACCGCTGCGAAACTCGGGAAAAAAGCCAAGGCTGCGAAGTACGCAATACCAGCAGCCAGTGTCATAGTATTGCGCTCATTCATATCACTCAGCACTTCGCCAACGACAGAGCGATGACTCGCCCATGGAAGTCCAAAGGGACTATGTGCTGCAAGCTTGGCATTGCTACGCTCATGCCGAAGCCAAGAAAACGTCAGCGCCGTGCCGAGCGCTCCTACAATACCGGCAGCAATACCGATGTATTTCTTGTGCTTCATCGTAGCTTGATTGTAACACTCTAGCGCTTACGGAGGAAGTATACCCCGAGCGGCAGCGCGACAAGCGCACTCAGACCGATCACTATCCAGAACATATATGGCGCATGTTCTCCCGGAAGGTCAACATTCATGCCAAACAACCCGGCAAACATGGTCGGGATGGTGCAAGTGAGAGTGATAACAGTGAGCAAGCGGATTGTTTCGTTGAGCCTGGTATCCATGACCGCGCGGTAACTGTCGCGGAGATTGGTGATAGTACGCAGCAGCGATTTACAGCGAGCGATGAGCTGTTCAAAGTCGATCGAGAGATCTTCCACCAAATCACGATCGTCTTCGTAGAGTGGTAAAATCTTGCCACTAAGAAGCTTTTCAAGTGCAGTGTTGGTAGGCTGAAGTGCGTCTAGGTAATCGTTGAGTTTGCGCTCATATTCGGTCATAGTGGCGATGTCGCGAGCTTTGAGTGTATGGACGCTACTAGTGGTAGCGCGCATCTGACGATTGATGGTGGCGATGCGCGTCTGGTATTGCCGTGCGATAGCATCGAGCATGTGCATCAGAAGTTTTGGCTGCTGCGTAGTAGGCGCAAGCGTCCGGTCGATAAAAGGCTGCCAGAGCCGCCCTAGACTGTCGCGACTTACTGTCACCAGATATTTGTTACTGAGTGCAAACATGATCGGCGTTGTGAAATCGTTGAACTCATCGTCTGTATCCGGCAGACGCGTGATGAAGTATGTCCAACCATCCTCCAGCTCTACACGCGGCACCTCGTGCGGGTCAAGCGCATCGGCTAGGATGTCGGCATCAATACCGAGCGTCACAAGGTCTTGTTTCTCGTCGTCATTCGGTCGTTCCGAACGGATCCAGCTACCAGGCTGGAGTTCGTCGCGCTGTTTGATAGCAGGTCGATAATGTGTAGAGCGAAGATATGAGATCATACTCACCCACCTCTCGTATGGTTATATTTGCTATATAGTTAGCTATATTTTAGCATATTTTTTGTTCAAATGCAAGCACTTGCATCACTGTACCCGTATGATACTGCGCTATATATACAAAATCCCAAGCGATGCTTCGACCGTAAATTTACGTACAGGATGCGTGCGTCGCCATTCATCAACCGCCTTTGCCGCACCTGGCAGCGCTTCGTTGGCGTAGTCGTCCACTACTACGATGGCACCTGGCGCAAGGCGCGTCCAGATCAGTCGCAAGGGATCGAGGATAGAATCATAATAGTCTCCATCGAGAAATGCAAAACTAATTTGCTGCGGCACTTGCTCTGGCGTAATTTCGGAGAACCAGCCTTTGGTGATACGCGGCATAGGCACGTTGGCTTGCTTGAGGTTACGGACCAACTCTTTTTTCGTCGCGAGGAGTTCGCCTGCACGAAACTGCTCACCTGCAGGGCTGGCATCTTCTATGCGTTTCTCCGGCAAACCTTCGAAGGAGTCGTAAAGCCAGAGGTGTTTGCCAGCGTCACGCAGTGTGTCTGCCAAATACACACTTGTCGTGCCCACATAGCAACCAAACTCCACCACATCTCCCGACACATCACGCGTCCGCGCCAGTTCACGTAGTACTACCTGTACCTCGCGCTCACTCACTTGGTCGGATAAAAGTTTCATCTTGTAGCAGTATATCAAAATCGCCCCGTACTTGGACACGGGGCGATTTATGCATGCTAGGATACTAGCGGCCGCGGCCGGTGCTGGTGCCTGGTTTGCGGTTTTTGCTCTTTCGTACGATAAACCAGATGAGCAGGCCGATCAGGATGAGCACTATTACTAACGCGACAAGCGCCAAGATGATGTAGAGCTGTGGAATCACCCAAAACGAACGCGTTTGCTCGATTGTCTGGTTTTTGGTGCCATAGGTAAACGTAGCATGAACTTCGTATTTGCCAAATGTACCGATGTTTTTGAGTGGTACATCCCAGCGGCGATTGCTGTCTGGCAGCACCATTTCGCGTGGCACTTTTTGATTGAAATCTGCCTCGTAGACTACCTTGCTACCGTTTTTCACCGATACTTTGCCAAACGGAGACAAGTGCACGTCACCGTCGTTGTGGAAGCGGAACGATGCCTGGATGTTGTCTGGCGTAGTGAAGTATGTCTTGTTGGCACCGTCTTGCTGCAAGTCGAAGTTTGTCAGCGTGAGGTTCTGCGTCACATTTCCTGGGACGGTTGCAAGTACAATACTTGCTACGCTAGCGCTCAGGTTTACCTGACCACCGCTATCTGGCGTGGTCGGTGCGAAGCGTACTGCACCGAAGTAACCGCCCGGTTTTGCGTCGCGTGGAGCGTTGAAGGTAACTTCTACTACCTGAGTCTTCTTTGCTGGAATACTAAAGTTGGCAAGTGGCGCCATAAAGCGTTTGAGACTGTGGCTTCCCGCATACTTATCTGCATCAAGGATAAGAGCTGGCGTACCACGCTCGTCACCGGATACAAAGTCGTTCGCGAGAGGCTTGACGTCGATCTGTGCACCGGTGAGGTTGGTCACAACCATTTTGATCGTCTTGCTCTCGCCCGGCTTGAGCTCTATATCGCTGCGCACTGGCGACACCTTGAGCGTATTGGCTGTCGCCGCATGCGCATGTTGCACCTGCACACTCGCTGCTACAAATGCAGCCAGCACCACCATGGCCACAA
Protein-coding sequences here:
- a CDS encoding AbrB/MazE/SpoVT family DNA-binding domain-containing protein; the protein is MHDKKLYGTATVGTKGQVVIPAAAREALNINEGDKLYCVGSEKAGWTGFIKEEQLEHMLNTMVGHVESFQQMLQKEEDPKDAS
- a CDS encoding DsbA family protein translates to MDKRTWIIFGVAVVAILAGLVMLSRQKSVDVSGVNNATVRTSGDTNSEIADHVFGKPDKKVVLIEYGDFQCPGCGTFHTNFAPIMDDYKDKITFVFRNFPITTIHPNARVAAASAEAAGLQGKYWEMWNALYEQQNSWNNLGTDTRDQYFESMATALKLDMNKFKSDVTSSKVSTKINFDQSLGKANGVTGTPTLFLNGKILPTDQYNSTDTIKNTLDTALKEAGADK
- a CDS encoding GlsB/YeaQ/YmgE family stress response membrane protein; translated protein: MGIISWIIIGGLAGWIASMVMKTDAQMGVFMNIIVGIVGAMLGGWLMGMLFGIDLAGFSLQSLFVAFVGSVILLALLKLFTGMSSQAHTHA
- a CDS encoding TylF/MycF family methyltransferase, which translates into the protein MKLLSDQVSEREVQVVLRELARTRDVSGDVVEFGCYVGTTSVYLADTLRDAGKHLWLYDSFEGLPEKRIEDASPAGEQFRAGELLATKKELVRNLKQANVPMPRITKGWFSEITPEQVPQQISFAFLDGDYYDSILDPLRLIWTRLAPGAIVVVDDYANEALPGAAKAVDEWRRTHPVRKFTVEASLGILYI
- a CDS encoding CBS domain-containing protein: MFGLMLVTVVIYALLIVLASVVPNRSRYSVFERTRRSKQGDKDIAWDIQREDTAEDVAGVLRVLTALVLVVFILLALTAFGWLMGAFVAVAGVLLYGTLARLRPVHATSQHLYERLEHPSLHFVSQHRGVFKFFRSVLQSGQGDTYIASREEFLHTVEQLPMVLSKDEQKLIRYGLEFSSISVESVMTPRSVMDTVKHDELLGPLILDELHQTGHSRFPVVESDVDHVVGILYIHNLLQLHDKKTHRASELMTTPVHYIHQDQTLDHALAAFLRTHHHLFVVVNEYRETVGILTLEDTVEALLGRKIVDEFDAHEDLRAVAARNPRGNNEPAKHTDV
- a CDS encoding magnesium transporter CorA family protein, which translates into the protein MISYLRSTHYRPAIKQRDELQPGSWIRSERPNDDEKQDLVTLGIDADILADALDPHEVPRVELEDGWTYFITRLPDTDDEFNDFTTPIMFALSNKYLVTVSRDSLGRLWQPFIDRTLAPTTQQPKLLMHMLDAIARQYQTRIATINRQMRATTSSVHTLKARDIATMTEYERKLNDYLDALQPTNTALEKLLSGKILPLYEDDRDLVEDLSIDFEQLIARCKSLLRTITNLRDSYRAVMDTRLNETIRLLTVITLTCTIPTMFAGLFGMNVDLPGEHAPYMFWIVIGLSALVALPLGVYFLRKR
- a CDS encoding MDR family MFS transporter; amino-acid sequence: MHHNLPLRNKLIIMLSVMASLFLVALDQTIVSTALGKIVEEFNAFSSLSWIVTAYLLTTTITVPIAGKLSDLYGRKTLLLIGAAIFGAASLMSGLAGNVDQLILWRAVQGIGGGIITANAFTIIGDLFAARERGKWQGLFGAVFGLSSVIGPLLGGWLTDHNTIFGLTTDWRWTFYINVPVAIAAFALIAIFCPLLRHDKKPSIDYAGAILLAVALGTLVLAVDNTDKIFADFLANTGMSLTVLRSIMAAVVVAATGLFVWVERRAQEPILPPRFFQNRNYVLIMGIATLFGAAFMGSILYLTQFNQQVFGATPTQSGLMLLPMIAGLMTTSITSGQIISRTGRYKIFMQVGIVLATATVFGLSTLTPESSYMYEAILMVLLGAGLGVVMPVMNLAVQNEFKQHDLGAATSSSQLFRSLGSTIGVAVFGAMLTAGLTSGLAGIQNDPYVQKLAKNPTVQQMGSIESSDTLLNLNMPDIKQKITDASTVAIEKLPIPEAARQKAIEQFTQQQDNFAYKITHAFSDSLQRIFMVSGILMLGAAVLVFMIKEKPLRSASPDQTPGI
- a CDS encoding DUF916 domain-containing protein — protein: MGNKGVLKQQIQTNVRTIISVVAMVVLAAFVAASVQVQHAHAATANTLKVSPVRSDIELKPGESKTIKMVVTNLTGAQIDVKPLANDFVSGDERGTPALILDADKYAGSHSLKRFMAPLANFSIPAKKTQVVEVTFNAPRDAKPGGYFGAVRFAPTTPDSGGQVNLSASVASIVLATVPGNVTQNLTLTNFDLQQDGANKTYFTTPDNIQASFRFHNDGDVHLSPFGKVSVKNGSKVVYEADFNQKVPREMVLPDSNRRWDVPLKNIGTFGKYEVHATFTYGTKNQTIEQTRSFWVIPQLYIILALVALVIVLILIGLLIWFIVRKSKNRKPGTSTGRGR
- the aspS gene encoding aspartate--tRNA ligase, producing the protein MQRILSTDTTQHIGQTVSVSGWVNSRRDHGGLIFIDLRDHTGIVQLVINPEQSEAFGLAEHVRDEYVLRVVGNVKERDEGLKNPNIPTGGIEIVVDTLEVLNKSEPLPVATRDEGQQSGEELRLKYRYLDLRRPTMQNTLKQRSEYYKVLRRYMDEHEFTEVTTPILANSSPEGARDFLVPSRVYPGKFYALPQAPQQFKQLLMVGGVPRYYQIATCFRDEDPRADRLYGDFYQLDLEMAFVDDGEVVRGTMEPLIKQLATEFGGKQLVSDDVPRIPYQEAMDRFGSDKPDLRFGMELIDLTDDLRATEFGVFKNTIANGGVVKAICVPSGANLSRKQIDGFTDTAKREGAGGLAYIKYENGESVSPIAKFLTPEELTTIQTKLGASDGDAVFFGTDTRATVNKVLGHLRSEFADHFQLKDPNKVALAWIVDFPFYEYDEGARRVDFGHNPFSMPRGGVEALRAAETDEQKLALVADQYDMVMNGYEICSGAVRNHNPEVMYEAFGLLGYDAAYVDAKFGAMINAFKFGAPPHAGCAFGIDRIFMVLTGQDNIREVVAFPKNGSGVDVMMSSPGAADVAQLDELSLKIIES
- a CDS encoding YihY/virulence factor BrkB family protein; translated protein: MKHKKYIGIAAGIVGALGTALTFSWLRHERSNAKLAAHSPFGLPWASHRSVVGEVLSDMNERNTMTLAAGIAYFAALAFFPSFAAVIAIASMMISTDQVASVVREVNAYLPADIAGLLSSQLEAQAGKFGGNFVVAIIAIVVALFGASAAAENTLRSLNVAYGVIETRNIVKLRIVSFVVLICILLFAVCLAFLLIVDDYMVGWGVPVQLVDVVGIIRWPLLLALVSAGFAALYRYGPNRPRAKWRWASWGAVFATGIWLLATVGLFLYTRYFATFSSSYSLFAGIVVLMIWFNLSAVALLIGAHINARLESKTSLATTR